The proteins below come from a single Gemmatimonadota bacterium genomic window:
- the nrfD gene encoding polysulfide reductase NrfD codes for MPTTQAVSTTTTTTEPLWAKVIDHTLCIGCHACTTACKSENEVPLSVTRTYVKYVDTGHYPQAHRSFQVTRCNQCEDAPCVTACPTAAMYRRPDGIVDFDKSICIGCKACIAACPYDAIFINPEDKSAEKCNFCAHRLDVGLEPACVVVCPTQAILVGDMHDPLSAVSQIIHRDAVTVRRPEKETRPKLYYKGADQVTLDPLAARRPDGGLFMWSEQGDVDHQVPSGHPGPWNSSAAAVLSYDIPHSAPWDYRVSLYTFTKSIAAGAYLVPLLLGALGLLPFTSALWGTQAVIIAMIGLMVTGALLVWDLEHPERFWMVLLKPQWRSWLVRGGFVITGYGGLLAAHLGASWLGRADLTPMLGWVGGPLAAMTAVYTAYLFAQARARDLWQSPLLPVHLLVQALVAGAGVLMLIVSDPSLAHPITNLFRLSLAGHLLMVLGEATVPHPTAHATLAAKNMTVGAYAHFYWVGLALVVLALVFAFSAPVIAALSGLAAILLYEHAFIQAGQSVPLA; via the coding sequence ATGCCCACGACACAGGCAGTCTCTACGACCACCACGACCACCGAGCCTCTTTGGGCGAAGGTCATAGACCACACCCTATGCATCGGGTGTCACGCGTGCACGACTGCTTGCAAGTCGGAGAACGAGGTCCCGCTGTCCGTAACACGAACGTACGTGAAGTACGTGGATACGGGCCATTATCCGCAGGCACACCGCTCGTTCCAGGTGACCCGCTGCAACCAATGCGAGGACGCGCCGTGCGTGACCGCGTGCCCGACCGCTGCCATGTACCGACGTCCCGACGGCATCGTCGACTTCGACAAGTCGATCTGCATCGGGTGTAAGGCGTGCATCGCGGCGTGCCCCTACGACGCGATCTTCATCAACCCCGAAGACAAATCGGCGGAGAAGTGCAACTTCTGCGCTCATCGGCTCGATGTGGGTCTGGAGCCCGCGTGCGTCGTGGTCTGTCCGACGCAGGCGATTCTCGTCGGGGACATGCATGATCCGCTCTCCGCGGTGAGCCAGATCATTCATCGGGACGCGGTGACGGTGCGTCGTCCCGAAAAGGAGACCCGACCGAAGCTGTACTACAAGGGCGCAGACCAGGTCACGCTGGACCCGCTCGCCGCTCGCCGCCCGGACGGAGGGCTCTTCATGTGGAGCGAGCAAGGCGATGTCGACCATCAAGTGCCGTCAGGACACCCGGGGCCTTGGAACAGCTCCGCCGCGGCCGTGCTCAGCTACGACATCCCGCACAGCGCCCCGTGGGACTACCGCGTCAGCCTCTACACCTTCACGAAGTCGATCGCGGCGGGTGCGTATCTCGTTCCGCTCTTGCTCGGTGCGCTCGGCTTGCTGCCGTTCACGTCGGCGCTGTGGGGCACCCAAGCGGTGATCATAGCGATGATCGGCCTGATGGTCACCGGCGCGCTGCTGGTCTGGGACCTCGAGCACCCAGAGCGCTTCTGGATGGTATTGCTCAAGCCCCAGTGGCGCAGCTGGCTCGTGCGCGGCGGCTTCGTGATCACGGGTTACGGCGGGTTGCTCGCGGCACATCTGGGTGCGAGCTGGCTGGGGCGAGCTGATCTTACCCCCATGCTCGGGTGGGTCGGCGGTCCGCTCGCCGCGATGACCGCCGTCTACACTGCGTATCTCTTCGCGCAGGCTAGGGCTCGTGATCTCTGGCAGAGCCCACTACTGCCTGTGCATCTGCTCGTACAGGCGTTGGTCGCGGGTGCGGGAGTGCTCATGCTCATCGTGAGCGATCCGTCGCTTGCCCATCCGATCACCAACCTGTTCCGACTGTCCTTGGCCGGGCACCTGCTCATGGTCCTCGGCGAGGCGACGGTGCCCCACCCGACCGCGCACGCGACGCTCGCCGCGAAGAACATGACCGTCGGTGCCTACGCCCACTTCTATTGGGTCGGCCTCGCGCTCGTCGTGCTTGCGCTCGTTTTCGCGTTCTCGGCCCCAGTCATCGCCGCTCTGTCCGGGCTGGCAGCCATCCTTCTCTACGAGCACGCCTTTATTCAGGCGGGCCAATCGGTACCGTTGGCTTGA
- a CDS encoding (2Fe-2S)-binding protein produces the protein MGDAASVGLLEKKYSRRSFIKGVIAVGATASSTGYLLGGPLALGAQSMPGATERLITLNINGQDRRVDVLHNETLAMTLRYRLNMTGTKFGCDRAECGACTVLIDGVNHYGCSMLTHQVRGRAVTTIEGLENPDTGELSIVQQAVLEEGGFQCAFCAPGFIMSMEAMIRVNPNPTREEAAHALSGNLCRCADYDKILTCAMRAAELARSV, from the coding sequence ATGGGCGACGCTGCATCCGTGGGCCTGCTGGAGAAGAAATACTCCAGGCGGTCCTTCATTAAGGGCGTGATCGCTGTCGGCGCGACCGCCTCTTCCACCGGATATTTGCTGGGTGGTCCGCTCGCTCTGGGCGCACAGTCGATGCCTGGAGCGACCGAGCGACTCATCACGCTCAACATCAACGGTCAGGACCGCCGGGTGGACGTTCTGCACAACGAGACGTTGGCGATGACGCTCCGGTACCGGCTCAACATGACGGGCACGAAATTCGGGTGTGACCGAGCCGAATGCGGCGCCTGTACGGTTCTGATCGACGGGGTGAACCACTACGGCTGCTCGATGCTCACGCATCAGGTGCGCGGGCGGGCGGTCACGACCATCGAGGGCCTCGAGAACCCGGACACGGGCGAGCTGAGCATCGTGCAGCAAGCGGTGCTCGAAGAGGGTGGATTCCAATGTGCCTTCTGCGCTCCGGGCTTCATCATGAGCATGGAAGCGATGATCCGGGTGAATCCGAACCCGACCCGCGAAGAGGCAGCGCACGCACTCTCCGGCAACCTCTGCAGGTGCGCCGACTACGACAAGATCCTCACCTGCGCGATGCGAGCCGCCGAGCTCGCACGCAGCGTTTAG
- a CDS encoding xanthine dehydrogenase family protein, with protein MAEKLIGTDIAPPDLVAKITGRARYAEDFRPDGMVFAKMLLSPMPHGRVRGVDVSRAEAMDGVIGILRADEVPQREGPREACLTDEPHYEGEPVLAVAAVTEEIAAAAIEAIDVDFEPLPFVLDPLDSLRPGGPTAYNDGNYFARLPDAEAGDLAVFQDFKWTEADFVEIDAGRMPNAAATREWEKGDWEAAFAGADLIVEDAIVHQSVTHHPMEPRTNMAYWENGKLFAHVSTQSAQRTKAAIAGAVGIDPEDVVLIAEYCGGGFGSKIAGTTVMQIPAIFSRKISRPVMLRITRYEENYVGRARPGFQSWVKMAFRNDGKCVGIDLFIVEEGGAYGSGDNGTAGAIADLIYTPQNMRFRSVSMLTNTPPKSAQRGPGGAQIVSMLEPILAKAGRELGIDRLEMRMINAPGPDVAFGPGGTALTSVHAKEALERGAELFDWAGKQELSGRRVGTKVTGIGVALSPYTAGSIGFDGLMVIRPDGKLYVHQGIGNLGTHSISDTAWPAAEILGLNWDQVEIVWGDSSRGMPRSSVQAGSQTLHAHTRANHAAATDAARKIRQIAAQSLGGSPNDYVLDNGRVFRRGGGAGLSFAQVAERAIQMGGEYDGHELPEDIHRETVPAAEMLAGEGLMGVAKDNYGRTPRTSTYTFVAGFALVELDVETGVVVIKEFVGVTDCGTVIHPRSLAAQLFGGCIQGMGMAMTQKWVFDPQYGVPFANRLYTARPPGFLDIPLDMKWDAVGIADPQTPVGAKGIGEPPVGAGAAALTTAISDAMGGTCLCRTPLTPDIILAELEGRDPAFGRLDQHVG; from the coding sequence ATGGCTGAGAAACTGATCGGAACCGATATCGCGCCGCCGGACCTGGTCGCGAAGATCACGGGTCGCGCCCGCTACGCCGAAGACTTCCGCCCGGACGGGATGGTATTCGCCAAGATGCTGCTGAGCCCGATGCCGCACGGTCGCGTGCGCGGGGTCGACGTGAGCCGCGCGGAGGCGATGGACGGAGTCATCGGCATCCTCCGCGCCGACGAGGTGCCGCAACGTGAGGGCCCGCGGGAGGCGTGTCTGACTGACGAGCCGCACTATGAGGGTGAGCCGGTGCTCGCGGTGGCGGCTGTCACCGAAGAGATCGCTGCGGCGGCGATCGAAGCGATCGACGTCGACTTCGAGCCGTTGCCCTTCGTGCTCGATCCACTCGACAGTCTGCGACCCGGGGGTCCCACCGCGTACAACGATGGGAACTACTTTGCGCGCCTGCCGGACGCGGAGGCGGGCGACCTCGCGGTCTTCCAGGACTTCAAGTGGACCGAGGCGGACTTTGTCGAGATCGACGCCGGCCGCATGCCGAACGCCGCGGCGACAAGGGAGTGGGAAAAGGGCGACTGGGAGGCGGCGTTCGCCGGCGCGGACCTGATCGTCGAGGACGCGATCGTCCACCAGTCGGTGACGCACCATCCGATGGAGCCGCGCACCAACATGGCGTACTGGGAGAACGGCAAGCTGTTCGCCCATGTGTCGACACAGTCCGCGCAGCGCACGAAGGCTGCGATCGCTGGTGCCGTCGGCATCGATCCGGAAGACGTGGTCCTGATCGCCGAGTACTGCGGCGGTGGCTTCGGGTCGAAGATCGCCGGCACGACGGTCATGCAGATTCCGGCGATCTTCTCTCGCAAGATCAGCCGGCCGGTCATGTTGCGCATCACGCGCTACGAGGAGAACTACGTAGGCCGTGCCCGCCCTGGCTTCCAGAGCTGGGTCAAGATGGCCTTCCGGAATGACGGGAAGTGCGTCGGCATCGATCTCTTCATCGTCGAGGAGGGCGGCGCGTACGGCTCGGGGGACAATGGCACGGCAGGCGCGATCGCCGACCTGATCTACACGCCTCAGAACATGCGCTTTCGCTCCGTGTCGATGCTGACGAACACTCCGCCCAAGTCCGCGCAGCGGGGTCCGGGTGGGGCGCAGATCGTCTCCATGCTCGAACCGATCCTGGCCAAGGCGGGTCGGGAGCTCGGGATCGATCGGCTCGAGATGCGCATGATCAATGCGCCGGGTCCGGACGTGGCGTTCGGTCCGGGCGGTACGGCTCTCACGAGCGTGCACGCCAAGGAAGCGCTCGAGAGGGGCGCCGAGCTCTTCGACTGGGCCGGCAAGCAGGAGCTCTCGGGCCGGCGCGTAGGCACCAAGGTCACCGGCATCGGAGTCGCGCTATCGCCGTACACGGCGGGCTCGATCGGATTCGATGGCCTCATGGTGATCCGCCCGGACGGCAAGCTGTACGTCCACCAGGGCATCGGTAACCTCGGCACCCATTCGATTTCGGATACCGCATGGCCGGCCGCGGAGATTCTCGGTCTCAACTGGGATCAGGTCGAAATCGTGTGGGGTGACTCGAGCCGTGGCATGCCGCGCAGCTCGGTGCAGGCGGGCAGTCAGACGTTGCACGCCCACACCCGCGCGAACCATGCGGCGGCTACGGACGCGGCACGCAAGATCCGCCAGATCGCGGCGCAAAGCCTCGGCGGTTCGCCGAACGACTACGTGCTCGACAACGGCCGAGTTTTCCGGCGCGGCGGCGGCGCGGGGTTGTCGTTCGCGCAGGTCGCGGAACGCGCCATCCAAATGGGTGGCGAGTACGACGGCCACGAGCTGCCAGAGGACATTCACCGGGAAACGGTGCCCGCGGCCGAGATGCTTGCCGGAGAAGGCCTCATGGGCGTCGCGAAGGACAACTATGGCCGCACTCCCAGGACAAGCACCTACACGTTCGTCGCCGGCTTCGCGCTCGTGGAGCTCGACGTCGAGACCGGCGTCGTGGTCATCAAGGAGTTTGTCGGTGTGACCGACTGCGGAACGGTAATACACCCTCGCAGTCTTGCGGCTCAGCTCTTCGGGGGCTGCATCCAGGGCATGGGAATGGCGATGACCCAGAAGTGGGTCTTCGACCCGCAGTACGGCGTGCCGTTCGCGAACCGACTCTACACCGCGCGACCTCCGGGCTTTCTCGACATCCCGCTGGATATGAAGTGGGACGCGGTCGGTATCGCCGACCCACAGACGCCCGTGGGCGCCAAGGGCATCGGTGAACCACCTGTCGGTGCGGGCGCCGCGGCGCTCACGACGGCCATCTCGGACGCGATGGGCGGGACGTGCCTATGCCGCACGCCACTGACGCCAGACATCATCCTCGCGGAGCTCGAAGGACGCGACCCCGCGTTCGGCCGCCTCGACCAACACGTTGGCTAG
- a CDS encoding xanthine dehydrogenase family protein subunit M, translating into MAIIKDMIPAFELFQPTTVDGALALLDEHRGEAWVLAGGLDSYDWFKDRIKRPKVVVDLGGIEELTGIRDAEGGLEIGAMTTLTEIVNHQRIRSEYSLLATAAEHVATPQIRNQGTLGGNITQDTRCWYYRSGWPCYRAGGNICYAAAPKAMNREHAIMGTSRCVAVTPSDTAPALIALDAKMTVRSGGSPRVHDAEDFFIGPSIDITRMTVVKPGDLLTAIHIPAVWANAQFYYEKVRDRGSWDFQLVSVAAAFQLSGGVISDARISVGGVAPYPVRLESVERLVAGTSGGESVANEAGELSVQGARALRHNDYKIPMMRNLVRRAVRSVA; encoded by the coding sequence ATGGCGATCATCAAGGACATGATTCCGGCCTTCGAGCTCTTCCAGCCGACAACGGTGGACGGTGCGTTGGCTTTGCTGGACGAGCACCGCGGTGAGGCATGGGTCCTCGCGGGCGGGCTCGACTCGTACGACTGGTTCAAGGACCGCATCAAGCGCCCGAAAGTGGTGGTCGACCTCGGTGGAATCGAGGAACTGACGGGCATCAGGGACGCCGAGGGCGGTCTCGAGATCGGTGCGATGACGACGCTCACCGAGATCGTGAACCACCAGCGGATTCGTTCCGAGTACTCGTTGCTCGCGACCGCAGCCGAGCACGTCGCGACGCCGCAGATCCGGAACCAGGGGACGCTGGGTGGCAACATCACTCAGGATACCCGTTGCTGGTACTACCGGAGCGGGTGGCCGTGCTACCGCGCGGGTGGCAACATCTGCTATGCGGCGGCTCCGAAGGCGATGAACCGCGAACACGCCATCATGGGGACGAGCCGCTGTGTAGCGGTGACCCCTTCAGACACTGCGCCTGCACTGATTGCGCTCGACGCGAAGATGACCGTGCGCAGCGGCGGGTCGCCGCGGGTCCACGACGCGGAAGACTTCTTCATTGGCCCGTCGATCGACATCACGCGCATGACGGTCGTGAAGCCCGGTGATTTACTCACCGCCATCCACATCCCGGCCGTATGGGCGAACGCTCAGTTCTACTATGAGAAGGTGCGAGACCGCGGCTCATGGGACTTCCAACTCGTGAGCGTCGCAGCGGCGTTCCAGCTTTCCGGCGGCGTGATCAGCGACGCGCGCATCTCGGTAGGCGGTGTCGCTCCGTACCCTGTGCGGCTCGAGAGCGTCGAGCGGCTCGTCGCCGGCACTTCCGGCGGTGAGAGCGTCGCGAACGAGGCCGGTGAGCTATCCGTCCAGGGTGCGCGCGCACTGCGTCACAACGACTACAAGATCCCGATGATGAGGAACTTGGTCCGTCGGGCCGTCAGGAGCGTCGCGTAA
- a CDS encoding cytochrome b/b6 domain-containing protein produces the protein MDLWRTAANPWGQDVLIGVSWNLMWAAIIVAAAFLIGHAVWIKIRPSEELTVTEHVPAGLPERIQRHSLAARVFHWTMSAAMLVLLVTAFVPVLGLQFPWVEIHWIAGVVLTATIVYHIIHSIGWADFWAMFQIGFREGIEHFKHIMSPKSPEPKAGKYPFDHRLYHHALVVVGLGVIATGLLMMVRIDTPLWTPNPYMLADSTWGMVYVIHGLCGVTLIFLTATHIYFALRPEKLWITWSMIRGWVDREHYLAHHDPAKWVVTNGAPPTVTEGTAPADTAAVADASVSPPGEAE, from the coding sequence ATGGACCTCTGGCGCACAGCCGCGAACCCGTGGGGCCAGGACGTGCTCATTGGAGTGTCGTGGAACCTGATGTGGGCGGCGATCATCGTCGCAGCAGCCTTCCTCATTGGTCATGCGGTTTGGATCAAGATCCGCCCGAGCGAAGAGCTCACCGTGACCGAGCACGTCCCGGCGGGCCTACCGGAGCGTATCCAACGCCACTCGTTGGCCGCACGCGTGTTCCACTGGACGATGTCGGCGGCGATGCTCGTGCTGCTCGTCACCGCATTCGTGCCGGTGCTCGGGCTCCAGTTCCCGTGGGTTGAGATTCACTGGATCGCCGGCGTGGTGCTGACCGCGACGATCGTCTACCACATCATCCACTCGATCGGGTGGGCGGACTTCTGGGCGATGTTCCAGATCGGCTTCCGCGAGGGCATCGAGCACTTCAAGCACATCATGTCGCCGAAGTCACCGGAGCCGAAGGCCGGCAAGTATCCGTTCGACCACCGCCTGTACCACCACGCGCTCGTGGTCGTAGGGCTCGGAGTGATCGCGACCGGACTGCTCATGATGGTCCGGATCGATACGCCGTTATGGACTCCCAACCCGTATATGCTGGCCGACAGCACCTGGGGAATGGTATATGTGATCCACGGCCTTTGCGGCGTAACGCTCATCTTCCTCACCGCGACGCACATCTACTTCGCGCTCCGGCCGGAGAAGTTGTGGATCACGTGGTCCATGATCCGGGGCTGGGTCGATCGTGAGCACTACCTGGCGCACCACGACCCGGCGAAGTGGGTCGTGACCAATGGGGCTCCTCCTACCGTCACCGAGGGGACTGCTCCCGCCGACACTGCCGCCGTAGCAGACGCCTCCGTCAGCCCGCCTGGCGAAGCAGAATAA
- a CDS encoding molybdopterin-dependent oxidoreductase encodes MGTVGLTDLNELNLRVSAARAEVESRGETFYPGASRIHLASYPPKERWNDWVELDSKSWPKRVEKRYMLVPTTCFNCESACGLLAYVDRDTLQVRKFEGNPEHPGSRGRNCAKGPATINQITDPDRILYPLKRAGARGEGKWERVSWDDALDDIAARIRAAMVEERHEQVMYHVGRSGEDGYTERMLSAWAVDGHNSHTNVCSSGARAGYHWWMGMDRPSPDHANAKVIVLVSSHLETGHYFNPHAQRIMEGKKNGAKLIVFDTRLSNTATHADHWLSPYPGSEAAIFLSIANWMIQEGKYDRDFVRRWWNWQEYMEAVKGEEGVTFERFEQVLRETYSEYTFDFAAGESGLDADALREVAELVSTAGTRLATHSWRSAAAGNLGGWQVARTLMLLNALLGALATEGGTFPNSWNKFTPKPPRLPHQHPRRWNEVLWPREYPLALMEMSFLMPHLMRDQNAYVDVYFTRVYNPVWTNPDGFSWIEMLTDESKIGLHIALTPTWNETAYFADYVLPMGHSSERHDLTSYEQYDGQWIGFRQPVLRAARERLGEEITDTRQVNPGEVWEENEFWIELTWRIDPDGSLGIREFFESRKNPGEKMTVDEYYAWIFENSVPGLPEAAATEGITPLEYMRRYGAFEVASKIGKVYEQPIPDSELDDVRVDEMGRVYTRAPTPPSPKAPGGTKIDPDADGRRRVGVRVDGEILRGWPTPSGKLEFWSRTLAEWGWPELAIPTYIKSHIHRQNLDTDQMPLISTFRVPVQIHTRSTNAKWLAEIAHTNPLWIHPTDASRLRVERTGDLVRVETEIGYFVLKAWITEGIRPGVVACSHHMGRWKPEGHEGPRLGTTTVALDQQGTEWELKPKKTGGAFSSADPDTLRVWWTDVGVHQNLTHAVHPDPISGQHCWHQAVRVLPAQSGDAQGDVSVDTAKSRAAYEKWLELTRSADQHSPDGTRRPWWMLRPVRPERAAYELPKETEPTAV; translated from the coding sequence ATCGGTACCGTTGGCTTGACCGATCTCAACGAACTCAACCTCCGTGTCTCGGCGGCCAGGGCCGAAGTAGAGAGCCGCGGGGAGACATTCTATCCGGGTGCGAGCCGCATCCACCTCGCTTCGTATCCACCCAAGGAGCGTTGGAACGATTGGGTCGAGCTGGACTCGAAGTCGTGGCCGAAGCGAGTCGAGAAGCGGTACATGCTCGTTCCGACGACGTGCTTCAACTGCGAGTCCGCTTGTGGACTGCTTGCGTACGTCGATCGGGACACCCTCCAGGTCCGCAAGTTCGAGGGGAATCCGGAGCACCCTGGTTCGAGGGGCCGCAACTGCGCCAAGGGACCGGCGACGATCAACCAGATCACCGACCCGGACCGCATCCTCTATCCGCTCAAGCGGGCGGGCGCGCGCGGGGAGGGGAAGTGGGAGCGGGTCTCGTGGGACGACGCGCTCGACGACATCGCGGCGCGCATCCGTGCCGCGATGGTGGAGGAGCGGCACGAACAGGTGATGTACCACGTCGGGCGCTCCGGTGAGGACGGCTACACCGAGCGCATGCTGTCGGCGTGGGCTGTGGATGGCCATAACTCGCATACGAATGTGTGTTCGAGTGGCGCGCGCGCGGGGTACCACTGGTGGATGGGCATGGACCGGCCGAGTCCGGACCACGCCAACGCCAAAGTCATCGTGCTCGTCAGCAGCCACCTCGAGACGGGCCACTACTTCAACCCGCACGCGCAGCGCATCATGGAGGGCAAGAAGAACGGCGCGAAGCTCATCGTTTTCGATACGCGGCTCTCGAACACGGCGACGCACGCGGATCATTGGCTCAGCCCGTACCCGGGGTCGGAGGCCGCGATCTTCCTCTCCATCGCCAACTGGATGATCCAGGAGGGCAAGTACGACCGCGACTTCGTGCGGCGATGGTGGAACTGGCAAGAGTACATGGAAGCGGTGAAGGGAGAAGAGGGCGTGACCTTCGAGCGCTTCGAGCAGGTCCTGCGCGAGACCTATTCCGAGTACACCTTCGATTTCGCCGCCGGAGAGTCCGGCCTGGACGCGGATGCTCTGCGCGAGGTTGCCGAGCTCGTGTCCACCGCGGGCACGCGGCTCGCGACGCACAGCTGGCGCAGTGCCGCCGCGGGTAACCTGGGGGGCTGGCAGGTCGCGCGGACGCTGATGTTGCTCAACGCGCTGCTCGGTGCGCTCGCGACCGAAGGCGGCACCTTCCCCAATTCGTGGAACAAGTTCACGCCCAAGCCGCCCCGCCTGCCGCACCAACACCCGCGTCGCTGGAACGAGGTGCTCTGGCCACGCGAGTATCCGCTCGCGCTCATGGAGATGTCGTTCCTGATGCCGCACCTCATGCGCGACCAGAACGCCTACGTGGACGTGTACTTCACCCGCGTCTACAACCCGGTTTGGACCAACCCCGACGGCTTCTCGTGGATCGAGATGCTCACCGACGAGAGCAAGATCGGCCTGCACATCGCGCTGACGCCGACCTGGAACGAGACCGCGTACTTTGCCGACTACGTGCTACCGATGGGGCACTCCTCGGAGCGGCACGACCTGACATCGTACGAGCAGTACGACGGGCAGTGGATCGGCTTCCGCCAGCCTGTACTGCGCGCCGCGCGCGAGCGGCTCGGTGAGGAGATCACCGATACCCGGCAGGTCAACCCGGGAGAGGTCTGGGAGGAGAACGAGTTCTGGATCGAGCTGACCTGGCGAATCGATCCCGATGGTTCACTGGGCATCCGGGAGTTCTTCGAGTCCAGGAAGAACCCCGGTGAGAAGATGACGGTCGACGAGTACTACGCTTGGATCTTCGAAAATTCGGTGCCCGGCCTGCCCGAGGCGGCGGCTACCGAGGGCATCACGCCTCTGGAGTACATGCGCCGCTACGGGGCCTTCGAGGTCGCGAGCAAGATAGGGAAAGTGTACGAGCAGCCGATCCCGGACTCGGAGCTCGACGACGTTCGCGTCGACGAGATGGGTCGTGTGTATACGCGTGCACCGACGCCGCCGAGCCCAAAGGCTCCGGGCGGGACCAAGATCGATCCGGACGCAGACGGGCGTCGCCGAGTCGGCGTTCGTGTCGACGGTGAGATCCTGCGTGGGTGGCCCACGCCGAGCGGCAAGCTGGAATTCTGGTCTCGCACGTTGGCCGAGTGGGGATGGCCCGAGCTCGCGATCCCGACGTACATCAAGAGCCACATCCATCGGCAGAATCTGGACACCGACCAGATGCCGCTGATCAGCACGTTCCGCGTGCCCGTGCAGATCCACACCCGCAGCACCAACGCGAAGTGGCTCGCCGAGATCGCGCACACGAACCCGCTCTGGATCCACCCGACGGACGCTTCTCGGCTGCGTGTGGAGAGGACCGGCGACCTGGTGCGTGTCGAGACCGAGATCGGCTATTTCGTGCTCAAGGCATGGATCACCGAGGGAATTCGACCGGGGGTCGTGGCGTGCAGCCACCACATGGGCCGCTGGAAACCCGAAGGCCATGAGGGTCCTCGCCTCGGCACGACGACGGTCGCATTGGATCAGCAGGGTACCGAGTGGGAGCTCAAACCCAAGAAAACGGGGGGCGCCTTCTCGTCCGCCGACCCGGACACGCTGCGCGTCTGGTGGACCGACGTGGGGGTCCATCAGAACCTCACCCACGCGGTGCACCCAGACCCGATCTCCGGCCAGCACTGCTGGCACCAGGCGGTGCGGGTCCTCCCCGCGCAGTCTGGGGATGCCCAGGGTGACGTTTCCGTCGACACGGCCAAGTCGCGTGCCGCGTATGAGAAGTGGCTCGAGCTGACTCGGTCCGCGGACCAGCACTCTCCGGACGGCACGCGTCGACCGTGGTGGATGCTGCGCCCGGTGCGACCGGAGCGCGCTGCGTACGAGCTGCCCAAGGAAACCGAACCCACGGCGGTCTGA